One region of Nevskia ramosa DSM 11499 genomic DNA includes:
- a CDS encoding sigma-54 dependent transcriptional regulator encodes MAESRVLVIDGDEQSSATLASILQFIDFVPVCVPSAAALKLADRKPQEWLAVIVGQEADAAALGRFVEWLKRDRHHPPLLVSPMRQEAICEQFSLDRSACFALEQPVRYAQLNDLLRRAGLVRMDQEAAATRLVGPTGNSAPIRKVRRMVEQVAGHDTTVLVTGESGTGKEVVARAVHEQSARRDKPFVAVNCGAIPSELLESELFGHEKGAFTGAITSRKGRFEMADGGTLFLDEIGDMTLPMQVKILRVLQERTYERVGSNRSMRCEVRIIAATHRNLEENIIKGTFREDLFYRLNVFPIEMPALRERLEDLPLLIDDLIDSMRRNGHGSVRLAPDAVHALRAYHWPGNVRELSNLIERLAVLHPHSMVGIAELPTRYRQNVALPVTPVTSVPAVADEEHEPIAVNARSLSSGGSGMGSTGFTAISSLPPLSSASSTYFPSASTQLPPDGVNLKDHIETIELALIKQALTQSSGVVAHAAKLLNTRRTTLVEKLRKYGLQRDDADIEL; translated from the coding sequence ATGGCTGAGTCCCGTGTGCTGGTGATCGATGGTGACGAGCAGAGCTCGGCCACACTTGCCTCGATCCTGCAGTTCATCGATTTCGTGCCGGTCTGCGTGCCCAGTGCGGCCGCGCTGAAGCTGGCCGACCGCAAACCCCAGGAATGGCTGGCGGTGATCGTCGGCCAGGAAGCCGACGCTGCTGCGCTCGGCCGCTTCGTCGAATGGCTGAAGCGTGACCGTCACCATCCACCGCTGCTGGTCTCGCCGATGCGCCAGGAAGCGATCTGCGAGCAGTTCAGTCTCGATCGCAGCGCCTGCTTCGCGCTCGAACAGCCGGTGCGCTACGCCCAGCTGAACGATCTGCTGCGCCGTGCCGGCCTGGTGCGCATGGACCAGGAAGCGGCGGCGACGCGCCTGGTCGGCCCGACCGGCAACTCCGCACCGATCCGCAAGGTGCGGCGCATGGTCGAACAGGTGGCCGGCCATGACACCACCGTGCTGGTCACCGGCGAATCCGGCACCGGCAAGGAAGTGGTGGCGCGCGCCGTGCACGAGCAATCGGCGCGACGCGACAAGCCGTTCGTCGCGGTCAACTGCGGGGCGATCCCGAGCGAACTGCTGGAATCGGAACTGTTCGGTCACGAGAAGGGGGCCTTCACCGGCGCGATCACTTCGCGCAAGGGCCGCTTCGAGATGGCCGATGGCGGCACCCTGTTCCTCGACGAAATCGGCGACATGACCCTGCCGATGCAGGTGAAGATCCTGCGCGTGCTGCAGGAACGGACCTACGAGAGAGTCGGTTCCAATCGCAGCATGCGTTGCGAAGTGCGGATCATCGCCGCGACTCACCGCAACCTCGAAGAGAACATCATAAAGGGCACGTTCCGCGAAGACTTGTTCTATCGCCTGAACGTGTTCCCGATCGAGATGCCGGCGCTCCGTGAACGCCTGGAAGATCTGCCGCTGCTGATCGATGACCTGATCGATTCGATGCGCCGCAACGGTCATGGCTCGGTCAGGCTGGCGCCCGATGCCGTGCACGCACTGCGCGCCTATCACTGGCCCGGCAATGTCCGCGAGCTGTCGAACCTGATCGAGCGTCTGGCGGTGCTGCATCCGCATTCGATGGTCGGCATCGCCGAACTGCCGACCCGCTATCGCCAGAACGTGGCGCTGCCGGTGACGCCCGTGACATCGGTGCCGGCGGTGGCCGACGAAGAACACGAGCCGATCGCCGTCAATGCCCGCAGCCTGTCCAGCGGTGGATCGGGAATGGGCTCGACCGGCTTCACGGCGATCAGCAGCCTGCCGCCGCTGTCGTCGGCATCGAGCACCTATTTCCCGTCAGCCTCGACACAGTTGCCGCCCGATGGCGTCAACCTGAAAGACCACATCGAAACCATCGAACTGGCCCTGATCAAGCAGGCGCTGACGCAGTCTTCCGGCGTGGTCGCCCATGCCGCAAAGCTGCTCAATACGCGGCGCACGACCCTGGTCGAAAAGCTGCGCAAGTACGGCCTGCAGCGCGACGACGCCGACATCGAGCTCTAA
- a CDS encoding efflux RND transporter permease subunit: MIEKILKLAIARRGLVMLASLVIIAIGLWSFTRLPIDAVPDISNVQVMVNTEAPGYTPLEAEQRVSYTIETAMAGLPKLVATRSLSRYGLSQVTAVFEDGTDIYFARAQVAERINAVQSQLPAGLTSELGPVATGLGEIFMFTVDALPGATKADGSPITPADLRAEHDWVIRPQLLRVPGVVEVNPIGGYRKETLIAPDPAKLLAYGLTISDLQRAVAGNNTNRGAGYVEQNGQQWLVRVPGQAADMADIGAIVVRVQDGVPLRVRDIASVQAGRELRSGAASQNGHEVVLSTVFMLLGENSRTVAKAVAAKLDGIKASLAPGITVNAVYDRTTLVDKTLATVEKNLIEGALLVVVVLMLLLGNLRAALLTAAVIPLAMLMTLSGMVQGKVSANLMSLGALDFGLIVDGAVIIVENCLRRLSHAAESQGRPSLDERMKLVFDATREVIRPALFGVFIITAVYLPIFALQGVEGKMFHPMAITVVLALIAAMLLSITFVPAAVALLFDKTVAEREVWLMRIARKVYTPLLAAALRARVMVVAAALVLLIGCGWLATRLGTEFVPNLDEGDIAMHALRIPGTSLTQAVQMQAQLEAAVKTMPEVERVFAKIGTAEVATDAMPPSVADNFIMLKPRHEWPDPGKSKAQLVAELEAIVRRVPGNNYEFTQPIQMRFNELIAGVRAELAVKVFGDDFDTLVKLGEQIEAIVQAVPGAADARAEQATGLPVLTILPKRETLARLGLDITTVQDLVATATGGSIAGQLYDGDRREDLVIRLPEALRADPEALKRLPIMLPNRGSGGGFVPLGEVADLQLLSGYNQINREDGKRRVVVTANVRGRDLGSFVANVQRAINAQVQPPPGYWIRYGGTFEQLQSASARLAIVVPVTLMLIAMLLFFALGSMRDAALIFSGVPLALTGGVLALWLRGIPLSISAGVGFIALSGVAVLNGLVMVSFIRELIDRGRPIDAAISEGALTRLRPVLMTALVASLGFVPMAFNTGIGSEVQRPLATVVIGGILSSTLLTLLVLPGLYRLVHRRERPARESAITVAPSQA; the protein is encoded by the coding sequence ATGATCGAGAAAATCCTGAAACTGGCCATCGCACGACGCGGCCTGGTGATGCTCGCCAGTCTCGTCATCATCGCCATCGGCCTTTGGAGCTTCACCCGGCTGCCGATCGACGCCGTGCCGGACATCAGCAATGTCCAGGTGATGGTCAACACCGAAGCGCCGGGCTACACGCCACTGGAAGCCGAGCAGCGCGTCAGCTACACGATCGAGACGGCGATGGCCGGGCTGCCGAAGCTGGTGGCGACGCGTTCGCTGTCGCGCTACGGCCTGAGCCAGGTCACCGCGGTGTTCGAGGACGGCACCGACATCTACTTCGCTCGCGCCCAGGTTGCCGAGCGGATCAATGCGGTACAGAGCCAGCTACCGGCCGGGCTGACGTCGGAGCTGGGGCCGGTCGCGACAGGCCTGGGCGAGATCTTCATGTTCACCGTCGATGCCCTGCCCGGCGCAACCAAGGCCGATGGCTCGCCGATCACGCCGGCCGATCTGCGCGCCGAGCACGACTGGGTAATCCGCCCGCAGTTGCTGCGCGTGCCGGGTGTCGTCGAGGTCAATCCGATCGGCGGCTATCGCAAGGAAACGCTGATCGCGCCCGACCCCGCCAAGCTGCTCGCGTACGGTCTGACGATCAGCGATCTGCAGCGCGCGGTGGCTGGCAACAACACCAACCGCGGCGCCGGTTACGTCGAACAGAACGGCCAGCAATGGCTGGTGCGGGTGCCCGGTCAGGCGGCGGACATGGCCGATATCGGCGCCATCGTCGTGCGCGTGCAGGACGGCGTGCCGCTGCGCGTACGCGACATCGCCAGCGTTCAGGCCGGCCGCGAACTGCGCAGCGGTGCCGCTTCGCAGAACGGCCATGAAGTGGTGCTGAGCACGGTGTTCATGCTGCTCGGCGAAAACAGCCGGACGGTTGCGAAGGCCGTCGCCGCCAAGCTCGACGGGATCAAGGCCAGCTTGGCCCCAGGCATCACCGTCAACGCCGTCTACGACCGCACGACCCTGGTCGACAAGACGCTGGCGACGGTCGAGAAGAACCTGATCGAGGGCGCCCTGCTGGTGGTCGTCGTGCTGATGCTGCTGCTCGGCAACCTGCGCGCCGCGTTGCTCACGGCTGCGGTGATTCCGCTGGCGATGCTGATGACCCTGAGCGGCATGGTTCAGGGCAAGGTGTCGGCGAACCTGATGAGTCTCGGCGCGCTGGACTTCGGGCTGATCGTCGATGGCGCGGTGATCATCGTCGAGAACTGCCTGCGGCGGCTGTCGCACGCGGCCGAAAGCCAGGGCAGGCCGAGCCTCGATGAACGGATGAAGCTGGTCTTCGATGCCACTCGCGAAGTGATCCGCCCGGCGCTGTTCGGGGTGTTCATCATCACCGCCGTCTACCTGCCGATCTTTGCCTTGCAGGGCGTCGAGGGAAAGATGTTCCACCCGATGGCGATCACCGTGGTGCTGGCGCTGATCGCGGCGATGCTGCTGTCGATCACTTTCGTTCCGGCCGCCGTTGCCTTGCTGTTCGACAAGACGGTGGCCGAGCGTGAAGTCTGGCTGATGCGCATCGCGCGCAAGGTCTACACGCCCTTGCTGGCGGCCGCCTTGCGAGCGCGCGTCATGGTGGTTGCGGCGGCGTTGGTGCTGCTGATCGGCTGCGGCTGGCTGGCGACGCGGCTCGGCACCGAGTTCGTGCCGAACCTCGATGAAGGCGATATCGCCATGCACGCGCTGCGCATTCCCGGCACCAGCCTGACCCAGGCCGTGCAGATGCAGGCGCAGCTGGAAGCCGCGGTGAAGACGATGCCGGAAGTCGAGCGCGTGTTCGCCAAGATCGGCACTGCGGAAGTCGCAACCGATGCGATGCCGCCGTCGGTCGCCGACAACTTCATCATGCTGAAGCCGCGCCACGAATGGCCTGATCCAGGTAAGTCGAAAGCGCAGCTCGTGGCCGAACTCGAAGCGATCGTTCGCCGCGTGCCGGGCAACAACTACGAGTTCACCCAGCCGATCCAGATGCGCTTCAACGAGCTGATCGCCGGCGTGCGCGCCGAGTTGGCGGTGAAGGTGTTCGGCGATGACTTCGATACCCTGGTGAAGCTCGGCGAGCAGATCGAAGCGATCGTGCAGGCGGTGCCCGGTGCGGCCGATGCCCGCGCCGAACAGGCCACCGGCCTGCCGGTGCTGACCATCCTGCCGAAGCGCGAAACCCTGGCCCGGCTCGGGCTCGACATCACCACCGTGCAGGATCTGGTGGCGACCGCGACTGGCGGCAGCATCGCCGGCCAGCTCTATGACGGCGATCGCCGCGAAGACCTGGTGATCCGTCTGCCGGAAGCATTGCGGGCCGATCCGGAAGCGCTGAAGCGGCTGCCGATCATGCTGCCCAATCGTGGTTCGGGGGGCGGCTTCGTGCCGCTCGGCGAAGTCGCCGATCTGCAACTGCTCAGCGGCTACAACCAGATCAATCGCGAAGACGGCAAGCGCAGAGTCGTGGTCACCGCCAATGTGCGTGGCCGCGATCTCGGCAGCTTCGTCGCCAACGTGCAGCGGGCGATCAATGCCCAGGTGCAGCCGCCGCCGGGCTACTGGATTCGCTACGGCGGCACTTTCGAGCAACTGCAATCGGCCTCGGCGCGGCTGGCGATCGTGGTGCCGGTCACGTTGATGCTGATCGCGATGCTGCTGTTCTTCGCGCTTGGCTCGATGCGCGATGCCGCGCTGATCTTCAGCGGCGTGCCACTCGCGCTGACCGGCGGCGTGCTGGCGCTATGGCTGCGCGGCATTCCGCTGTCGATCTCGGCCGGTGTCGGCTTCATCGCCTTGTCCGGTGTCGCGGTGCTGAACGGGCTGGTGATGGTCAGCTTCATTCGCGAGCTGATCGATCGTGGCCGGCCGATCGACGCGGCGATCAGCGAAGGCGCGCTGACCCGCCTGCGCCCGGTGCTGATGACGGCGCTCGTCGCCAGCCTCGGCTTCGTGCCGATGGCCTTCAACACCGGCATCGGCAGCGAAGTGCAGAGACCGCTGGCGACGGTGGTGATCGGCGGCATCCTCTCGTCGACCCTGCTGACCTTGCTGGTGCTGCCCGGCCTGTATCGGCTGGTGCATCGGCGCGAGCGGCCGGCGCGCGAATCTGCGATCACGGTCGCGCCCTCGCAAGCATGA
- the fliS gene encoding flagellar export chaperone FliS codes for MAHYMNSAMNQYRQTGIAAATVETDPVKLIEMLLGGAIDRLAYARGAMLRQEREAKHHYLTSAMSIIEHLRLVLDVDAGGDIARNLRRLYDYMLGRLPAANLADDPAAVDEVIGLLREIKSAWDLITARAKAH; via the coding sequence ATGGCCCACTACATGAATTCCGCGATGAACCAGTACCGCCAGACCGGCATCGCGGCGGCGACCGTCGAGACCGATCCGGTCAAGCTGATCGAGATGCTGCTCGGTGGCGCGATCGATCGGCTGGCGTATGCCCGCGGCGCGATGCTGCGCCAGGAGCGCGAAGCCAAGCATCACTACCTGACCTCGGCGATGTCGATCATCGAGCATCTGCGGCTGGTGCTCGATGTCGATGCTGGCGGCGACATCGCCCGCAATCTGCGCCGCCTCTACGACTACATGCTCGGCCGCTTGCCGGCTGCCAACCTGGCCGACGATCCCGCAGCCGTCGATGAAGTGATCGGCCTGCTGCGCGAGATCAAGAGCGCCTGGGACCTGATCACGGCGCGCGCCAAGGCGCATTGA
- a CDS encoding PilZ domain-containing protein has protein sequence MPDPTPMTAVVSAPLGDALSYDSAMPVSWTPLAALPGAVRLEQFNEDNLRVLAAVALLDEQRGSGTTADENSPIDAEIARLNQKLNLVIDLLGFLVSQNAPTAEARRVRLSWQGLVFSGEQALGDVGLVSLRLNRSVPQPLVWPARIVHVDGDERHACFEAFGDALQTALERHVFLRHRRAIAGRLPVRGRTSTS, from the coding sequence ATGCCTGATCCGACTCCGATGACTGCCGTTGTCAGTGCTCCGCTCGGCGATGCGCTGAGCTATGACTCTGCCATGCCGGTCAGCTGGACGCCGCTGGCCGCATTGCCCGGCGCCGTCCGCCTGGAGCAGTTCAACGAAGACAATCTGCGCGTGCTCGCGGCCGTCGCCCTGCTCGACGAGCAGCGCGGCAGTGGAACTACGGCCGATGAAAATTCGCCGATCGATGCCGAGATCGCGCGGCTGAACCAGAAGCTGAATCTGGTCATCGATCTGCTCGGCTTTCTGGTCAGCCAGAACGCACCGACGGCGGAAGCGCGCCGGGTGCGTCTGTCCTGGCAGGGCCTGGTGTTCAGCGGTGAACAGGCGCTCGGAGACGTCGGTCTGGTATCCCTGCGCCTGAACCGCAGCGTGCCGCAGCCGCTGGTCTGGCCGGCGCGCATCGTCCACGTCGATGGCGATGAACGTCACGCTTGTTTCGAAGCGTTCGGCGATGCGCTGCAGACCGCACTCGAACGCCACGTCTTCCTGCGTCACCGCCGGGCGATTGCCGGACGGCTGCCGGTCAGGGGCCGGACGTCCACGAGCTGA
- a CDS encoding efflux RND transporter periplasmic adaptor subunit, protein MKLANRLLLSLLLAVLLTACREKTAAPEIAAGEHSEAAEPVKGPNGGRLLVDGAFALELALIEGNAPPEFHAWARLDDKPLAPADVQLEVSLARLGGAIDTIRFAPKDAFLRGDAEVHEPHSFDVTVTARHAGKEHRWTYKSHEGRVQIPAEVAAASKLVSEAAGPATLSETLVLYGQIATNAEQQREVAARFPGLIKSVRRSIGDTVKSGETLAVIESNLSLEPVALTAPMAGVITARDANPGEQSGERMLFTITDPASVWAELSVFPRDRARVRPGAVVRVRAADGGEAISGNVSRIGLEAGGNQAVTARVVLDNRSGAFPPGTFVTAEVEVGSIDVPLAVKTSGLQQFRDASVVFEQIGDQYEVRMLELGRRHGAFVEVLDGLKPGAIYVSGNSYLIKADIEKSGAAHDH, encoded by the coding sequence ATGAAGCTTGCCAACCGACTCTTGCTGTCGCTGTTGCTGGCCGTGTTGCTCACCGCTTGCCGGGAGAAAACTGCCGCCCCTGAAATCGCTGCCGGCGAACATTCCGAAGCAGCCGAACCCGTCAAAGGTCCGAACGGCGGACGCCTGCTGGTCGATGGCGCCTTTGCGCTGGAGCTGGCGCTGATCGAAGGCAACGCGCCACCGGAATTCCACGCCTGGGCAAGGCTCGATGACAAGCCGCTGGCGCCCGCCGACGTGCAGCTTGAAGTGAGCCTGGCGCGCCTCGGCGGTGCGATCGACACGATCCGCTTCGCTCCGAAAGACGCCTTCCTGCGCGGCGACGCCGAAGTGCACGAACCGCATTCCTTCGACGTGACGGTGACGGCTCGCCACGCGGGCAAGGAGCATCGCTGGACCTACAAAAGCCACGAAGGCCGCGTGCAGATTCCAGCCGAAGTCGCGGCCGCATCGAAGCTGGTCAGCGAGGCTGCTGGCCCGGCGACGCTTTCGGAAACGCTGGTTCTATACGGCCAGATTGCCACCAATGCCGAGCAGCAACGGGAAGTCGCGGCGCGCTTTCCGGGCTTGATCAAGAGCGTGCGGCGCTCGATCGGCGATACCGTGAAGTCTGGCGAAACGCTGGCGGTGATCGAAAGCAATCTGAGCCTCGAACCGGTGGCGCTGACCGCGCCGATGGCCGGCGTGATCACTGCGCGCGATGCCAATCCCGGCGAGCAGAGCGGCGAGCGGATGCTGTTCACGATCACCGATCCGGCCTCGGTCTGGGCCGAGCTGTCAGTGTTCCCGCGTGATCGGGCGAGAGTGCGGCCCGGTGCCGTGGTCCGCGTGCGCGCAGCCGATGGTGGCGAGGCGATCAGCGGCAACGTGTCGCGCATCGGCCTCGAAGCCGGCGGCAATCAGGCGGTGACTGCTCGCGTGGTGCTCGACAACCGCAGCGGCGCGTTTCCGCCCGGCACTTTCGTCACGGCGGAAGTCGAAGTCGGCAGCATCGACGTACCGCTCGCAGTGAAGACCAGCGGCCTGCAGCAGTTCCGTGATGCCAGCGTGGTCTTCGAGCAGATCGGCGATCAGTACGAGGTGCGGATGCTCGAACTCGGCCGTCGTCATGGTGCCTTCGTCGAAGTGCTTGATGGCCTCAAGCCCGGTGCGATCTATGTCAGCGGCAACAGCTATCTGATCAAGGCGGACATCGAGAAGTCCGGCGCCGCCCACGATCACTGA
- the rpoN gene encoding RNA polymerase factor sigma-54, translating into MKPATRMGISQNLAMTPQLLQSIRLLQLSAIELEQEVESALEGNVLLERHDDVAPTTAGAEAPSAELIDRTLASSESTEVAVSGCDEAAGDRVDADFDWSSAESWSGGEPTEDGEPIEARRAAAPIEDARVAALEQLELIIDSRRDWQLAIAIIEHVDDNGYLETELAVILASLPAEWQVTMAELEAALTTVQSVEPTGFAARDLRECLLLQLETVKAGTPGRNLAETLVMNHLERVAARDFGKLRSELGATETRMIQAMDLIRTLDPKPGASRIEPAQAVVPDLIVSGVAGAWKIELNPASLPKLRVNSTYERMMATSASAHRGLKDQMQQARWLVRGLEMRHETLLKTARVVFERQRDFLRRGEEGMLPLTLREVADAIAMHESTVCRVTSNKFVATPWGVYSMKDFFPSQIQGAESDTSGIAVRAMIRRIVDGEKLSAPLCDGAIAAILARGGVLIARRTIAKYREAMKIAPAKERRRIAPLVPVRMGEFARAC; encoded by the coding sequence ATGAAGCCGGCCACCAGGATGGGCATCTCGCAGAATCTCGCGATGACCCCGCAACTGCTTCAGTCCATTCGCCTTTTGCAGCTTTCGGCGATCGAGCTGGAACAGGAAGTGGAATCCGCCCTGGAAGGCAATGTGCTGCTCGAGCGTCATGACGACGTCGCTCCGACGACGGCCGGTGCCGAAGCGCCGTCTGCCGAGCTGATCGACCGCACGCTGGCCAGCAGCGAGTCCACCGAGGTGGCGGTCAGCGGTTGCGACGAAGCTGCTGGTGACAGAGTCGATGCCGACTTCGACTGGTCGAGCGCCGAGTCCTGGTCCGGTGGCGAACCGACCGAAGACGGCGAGCCGATCGAAGCCCGCCGCGCGGCGGCGCCGATCGAGGATGCCCGGGTTGCCGCCCTCGAACAGCTGGAGCTGATCATCGACAGCCGCCGCGACTGGCAGCTGGCCATCGCGATCATCGAACACGTCGACGACAACGGTTATCTGGAAACCGAGCTGGCGGTGATCCTCGCCAGCCTGCCGGCCGAATGGCAGGTGACGATGGCCGAACTCGAAGCCGCGCTGACCACCGTGCAGAGCGTCGAACCGACCGGCTTCGCCGCTCGCGATCTGCGTGAATGCCTGCTGCTGCAGCTGGAAACGGTCAAGGCCGGCACGCCGGGCCGTAACCTGGCGGAAACGCTGGTGATGAACCATCTGGAGAGAGTCGCCGCCCGTGATTTCGGCAAGCTGCGCAGCGAACTCGGCGCCACCGAAACCCGGATGATCCAGGCGATGGATCTGATCCGCACGCTCGATCCGAAGCCGGGTGCCTCGCGCATCGAACCGGCGCAGGCGGTGGTGCCGGATCTGATTGTCAGCGGCGTCGCCGGCGCCTGGAAGATCGAACTGAATCCGGCCAGCCTGCCGAAGCTGCGCGTCAACAGCACCTACGAGCGGATGATGGCCACGTCGGCCAGTGCCCATCGCGGCCTCAAGGATCAGATGCAGCAGGCGCGCTGGCTGGTTCGCGGCCTGGAAATGCGCCATGAAACCCTGCTGAAAACCGCCCGCGTGGTGTTCGAACGGCAGCGCGATTTTCTGCGCCGCGGCGAGGAAGGGATGCTGCCGCTGACCCTGCGCGAAGTCGCCGATGCGATCGCCATGCACGAGTCCACGGTGTGCCGCGTGACCTCCAACAAGTTCGTCGCCACGCCCTGGGGCGTGTACTCGATGAAGGACTTTTTCCCGAGCCAGATCCAGGGCGCGGAGAGCGATACCTCGGGCATCGCGGTACGGGCGATGATCCGCCGCATCGTCGATGGCGAGAAGCTGAGCGCACCGCTGTGCGATGGCGCGATCGCCGCTATCCTTGCCCGCGGCGGCGTCCTGATCGCCCGCCGGACGATCGCCAAGTACCGCGAAGCCATGAAAATTGCACCGGCCAAGGAACGCAGGCGGATCGCGCCTCTGGTTCCGGTCAGAATGGGTGAATTCGCGCGAGCTTGTTGA
- a CDS encoding response regulator, with protein MRLVLADSQPLVRAGIRKLCEAIVGIEVLGETGDGQQLLELVARQQPDLALIDLTLPTINGLDVLQQIRRHYPQTMVMVLSARSEASQVRAALKAGAVGYLSKQGEAVELELALKAVAKRQTYLSPSVSHTLVGVRKSARAEDSVTLPRRQQQVLQMIARGKSTKEIAQLMGISTKTVETHRARMMDALGLYGTNALMRYAIRTGLEGAES; from the coding sequence ATGCGACTCGTCCTCGCCGATTCCCAGCCGCTGGTTCGTGCCGGCATTCGCAAGCTCTGCGAAGCGATCGTTGGCATCGAGGTGCTTGGCGAAACCGGCGATGGCCAGCAGTTGCTGGAACTGGTCGCCCGGCAGCAGCCGGATCTGGCGCTGATCGACCTGACCCTGCCGACGATCAACGGCCTCGACGTGCTGCAGCAGATCCGCCGCCACTACCCGCAGACCATGGTCATGGTGCTGTCGGCGCGCTCCGAGGCTTCGCAGGTGCGGGCGGCGCTGAAGGCTGGCGCGGTTGGCTATCTGTCCAAGCAGGGCGAAGCGGTGGAGCTGGAACTGGCGCTGAAGGCGGTGGCCAAGCGTCAGACGTACTTAAGCCCGAGCGTGTCGCACACGCTGGTCGGGGTGCGCAAATCGGCGCGTGCCGAGGACAGCGTGACCCTGCCGCGCCGCCAGCAGCAGGTGCTGCAGATGATTGCCCGCGGCAAGTCGACCAAGGAAATCGCCCAGTTGATGGGCATCAGCACCAAGACCGTCGAAACCCACCGGGCGCGAATGATGGATGCGCTCGGTCTGTATGGCACCAATGCGCTGATGCGCTACGCGATCCGCACCGGTCTGGAAGGCGCGGAAAGCTGA
- a CDS encoding response regulator encodes MNTVRTLLVDDNEAFLVLARHLLATVPEISVVGLGHDGYDAVRLAEELRPDLILMDLSMPGMGGLQATRLIKAQDTPPRILIASHYDDAEHREHTAQAGADGFISKHDYEHRIAEYVRANMVASVQEGGAHG; translated from the coding sequence ATGAATACCGTTCGTACCTTGCTGGTCGATGACAACGAAGCGTTTCTGGTGCTGGCCCGCCATCTGTTGGCCACGGTGCCGGAAATCAGCGTCGTTGGCCTCGGTCATGACGGCTACGACGCCGTGCGTCTCGCCGAAGAACTGCGCCCCGATCTGATCCTGATGGACTTGTCGATGCCGGGCATGGGCGGCCTGCAGGCGACCCGGCTGATCAAGGCGCAGGACACGCCGCCGCGCATCCTGATCGCCAGCCACTACGACGACGCCGAGCACCGCGAGCACACCGCGCAGGCCGGTGCCGATGGCTTCATCTCCAAGCACGATTACGAGCACCGCATCGCCGAGTACGTGCGCGCCAACATGGTCGCATCGGTACAGGAGGGCGGCGCGCATGGCTGA
- a CDS encoding TolC family protein, translating into MWSSFARRLCVGVLLLLPVAVFAETEAPLEGPPIRLAQAIAQALEKNPDLAAFGYEFRAQDGRSVQAALVPNPLLNLTVEDALGSGARSGIDSAEFTISLSQVLERGARQGRIALASAGRDKLAATQLEKLVDTAAETARRYGHVLSDQAQLVVTHEAIELAQQTVDMARKRVKAGAVPSAEVARAMAALARAELEHEHAEHELLTSRRQLASLWGDREPAFGTALGDLMVLPELAPFEALAERLQANPALLAFIAEQRVRDAELQLAEQRRKPAWQVSAGLRRYQSGNDFAGVFGLSIPLGVRDAAQGAVAEARALSEQVSVQRTAAETRGLTQLFELFQELKHARTAADTLDRAVLPQMNEALRQTEYAYSRGRYGYQELIAAQKELLEARRARIQAAADGWGFATEIDRLTGALPARTTP; encoded by the coding sequence ATGTGGTCGTCATTTGCCCGCCGGCTATGCGTCGGCGTGCTGTTGTTGCTTCCCGTCGCGGTCTTTGCCGAAACGGAGGCGCCTCTGGAAGGCCCGCCGATCCGGCTTGCGCAAGCGATCGCCCAAGCCTTGGAAAAGAACCCGGACCTCGCCGCCTTCGGCTACGAGTTCCGCGCCCAGGATGGCCGCAGCGTGCAGGCCGCGCTGGTGCCGAATCCGCTGCTGAACCTGACGGTCGAAGATGCACTCGGCAGCGGTGCCCGCAGCGGCATCGATAGCGCCGAGTTCACCATCAGCCTCAGCCAGGTACTGGAGCGCGGCGCGCGGCAGGGCCGCATCGCCCTTGCCTCGGCCGGACGCGACAAGCTGGCCGCCACACAGCTCGAGAAGCTGGTCGACACCGCGGCTGAAACGGCGCGCCGCTACGGCCATGTGCTGTCCGATCAGGCGCAGCTGGTGGTCACTCACGAAGCGATCGAGCTGGCGCAGCAGACCGTCGACATGGCGCGCAAGCGGGTCAAGGCGGGCGCCGTGCCGTCGGCGGAAGTGGCTCGCGCGATGGCAGCGCTGGCGCGGGCCGAGCTGGAACACGAGCACGCCGAGCACGAACTGCTGACCAGCCGCCGCCAGCTCGCTTCGCTATGGGGCGATCGCGAACCGGCGTTCGGCACGGCGCTCGGCGATCTGATGGTGCTGCCGGAGCTGGCGCCGTTCGAAGCGCTGGCCGAGCGGCTGCAGGCCAATCCGGCGCTGCTGGCGTTCATCGCCGAACAGCGCGTGCGCGATGCCGAGCTGCAGCTCGCCGAGCAGCGCCGCAAGCCGGCCTGGCAGGTCTCTGCCGGCTTGCGCCGCTACCAGTCCGGCAATGACTTCGCTGGCGTCTTCGGCCTGTCGATTCCGCTCGGCGTTCGCGATGCCGCGCAGGGCGCGGTAGCCGAAGCGCGAGCCTTGTCCGAACAGGTTTCGGTACAGCGCACGGCGGCGGAAACACGTGGCCTGACCCAGCTGTTCGAGCTGTTCCAGGAGCTGAAGCACGCGCGCACCGCCGCCGACACGCTGGACCGCGCGGTGCTGCCGCAGATGAACGAAGCCCTGCGCCAGACCGAGTACGCCTACAGCCGCGGCCGCTACGGCTATCAGGAACTGATCGCCGCCCAGAAAGAGCTGCTCGAAGCCCGCCGCGCGCGCATCCAGGCGGCCGCCGACGGCTGGGGCTTCGCCACCGAAATCGATCGTCTGACCGGCGCGCTGCCGGCCCGGACCACGCCATGA